From a single Streptomyces sp. NBC_01294 genomic region:
- a CDS encoding SDR family NAD(P)-dependent oxidoreductase, which translates to MDAKEILTRFKDGGLDRAAAQALLAGRSPAAAPRPSEPAAAPSRPAAEPPAGTAAPTAPAAGLVAGRPEPVAVIGYSARFPGAADADTFWQRILDGDDLVTEVPPERWRTEEFYDPDPAAEGRSVSRWGAYVADADRFDADFFRMTPREAELTDPQARLFLQEAWRALEHAGRDARSLAGTRCGVYAGVMLNDYQDLVERESPYKRLPQVMQGNSNSILAARIAYHLDLKGPAVTVDTACSSSLTALHLACQSLWLGETDLTVVGGVTLYLTELPHVFMSAAGMLSPNGRCRPFDAAADGIVPGEGCAVVVLKPLSKALADGDPVHAVIRASGLNQDGRTNGITAPSARSQAALVRDTLQRFAVDPAGIDYVECHGTGTPLGDPIEVTALNEAFAGAGLAPASVPIGSVKGNIGHTSAAAGLAGLLKAAGVVRTGLVPPSLHYTRANPQIPFDQGPFTVAGERRELARPDGGRPRRATVSSFGFSGTNAYVVVEQAPEPAARPATDDGAPPVLVPLSGRRADAPAAHAADLARWLRGPGSDASPADVAHTLAVARTHHTYRSALLISGRDELLESLDLLAAGSADPRRTDTAPDAAVPDAAVRRAQAALLARLVERAGENPGPVELAALAKLYTQGHTVDWAAVSPPARHRRLSLPAYPFAPDRHYVERPAPVTPPTPAATSALAEASHVTPAESAGARTPQEVLADVPLIEPVLHRQEWIPASLPATAPAPTAPVLVHDPAGDLAAALAATGLDVHQLGGDRTAAEALRATGAQAVTVVLRLTPPADGAPATAADLAAFEAARSALAVLRTQQLTLLAVTADPTRADAAGALVQTLRQENPRLSGRAVLTSDGTPDASRLLAEIAAPAAEHGHLADLRSAGRLRRVLVPLPLPATRPTVRQDGVYLVSGGAGGIGLALARHLTDRPGTRVVLCGRTAWDDLAEATRSAVSGSDRLRYARADATDPAAAAALVAEIVRTEGALHGVFHAAGVVRDGYLVRKDPRDVADVLAPKILGARALDEATAALPLDAFVLFSSVAAVTGNLGQSDYAFANGFLDGFATHRAGQVARGERHGRTLSVQWPLWDVPGMSIPEPVLEVVAQHTGMAPLPAAVGLAALDRLLAVDGPEVVSLFHGDAATWRAHLAALHLERPAAAAQVTAAAPSASVAPVVASADPAAADDGRRAELADRVSRTVADTIGRPAGSIGGHTSLESMGLDSVMIRTLASRLSAEVAPVGPEMLFGLRDLDELVDHLVAAQAVPVAAPATPTVPPAPAAMAATVVAPLAPADPAVVSAALAVPAAAPASAAGTRPAPSTDDRFAIIGISGRYPQAPDLDAFWQNLLNGKDTASDLPTDRWPDAGGVNARGHFLEGVDAFDPTFFGLSAHDGTLLDPQERLFLEVAWEALEDAGYTGSRLHDLVAPDGERRSVGVFAGITSSDYKLLGAERWAAGHREMPSGHYWSLPNRLSYLLDLRGPSQPVDTACSSSLVALHLALDALRRGECAAALVGGVNLYVHPSRFRMLRQSGFLADDGLCRSFGADGAGFGPGEGGGAVLVKPLAAALADGDTVHAVVRGSAVAHGGRTNGFTAPSPWAQARVLRAALRDSGTDPATVNVIEAHGTGTELGDPVELAGLQDAYGSGRVPCSLGSVKSAVGHGESAAGIAALTKVVLQLRHGELVPTLHADPVNPGLRLEDTRFVLQHTPGRWERLTGADGSPLPRRAGISSFGAGGVNAHVIVEEYLPESHGRAAAAEPGRPELVLLSAPTREHLAVTADRLARRLEGPEAPADLRAVAYSLRTGRSAMDCRLAVVATDTAGLAAALGAFARSAGTGEGGESAVRYADLRDGRRAHRDLDTVPETTAFLADLWRNRRLHQLGELWLSGLDIERAAPREPGTRLVPLPTSAFLRRRLWITDPVTADTTPTPDPLPTPVSAPAPAPAPLPAPTTTPTPAAAPAVAPASSKDAVTEQLSRLVAGFVPDAAGPVDPDRTLLEHGIDSINLMNLRFEITERFGRTLPLQLLSESTVPALAAHLSADRAHDRA; encoded by the coding sequence ATGGACGCGAAAGAGATCCTGACCCGATTCAAGGACGGGGGCCTGGACCGGGCCGCCGCCCAGGCGCTGCTCGCCGGCCGGAGCCCGGCGGCCGCACCGCGCCCGTCCGAGCCCGCAGCCGCTCCCTCCCGGCCCGCCGCCGAGCCCCCGGCCGGGACAGCCGCGCCGACCGCGCCCGCCGCCGGGCTCGTGGCAGGCCGGCCCGAGCCCGTCGCGGTGATCGGCTACAGCGCGCGCTTCCCCGGCGCCGCCGACGCGGACACGTTCTGGCAGCGGATCCTCGACGGCGACGACCTGGTCACCGAAGTGCCGCCGGAGCGCTGGCGCACCGAGGAGTTCTACGACCCGGACCCGGCCGCCGAGGGCCGTTCGGTCTCCCGCTGGGGGGCCTACGTCGCGGACGCCGACCGCTTCGACGCGGACTTCTTCCGGATGACTCCCCGCGAGGCCGAGCTGACCGACCCCCAAGCGCGCCTTTTCCTCCAGGAGGCGTGGCGAGCGCTGGAGCACGCAGGCCGGGACGCCCGCTCGCTCGCCGGAACCCGCTGCGGCGTCTACGCGGGGGTCATGCTCAACGACTACCAGGACCTGGTCGAGCGGGAGAGCCCGTACAAGCGGCTCCCCCAGGTGATGCAGGGCAACTCCAACTCGATCCTCGCCGCCCGGATCGCCTACCACCTGGACCTCAAGGGCCCCGCCGTCACGGTGGACACCGCCTGTTCGTCCTCGTTGACCGCACTGCACCTGGCCTGCCAGTCACTGTGGCTCGGCGAGACCGACCTGACGGTGGTCGGCGGCGTCACGCTGTACCTGACCGAACTCCCGCACGTGTTCATGAGCGCGGCCGGGATGCTGTCCCCCAACGGGCGCTGCCGACCGTTCGACGCCGCCGCCGACGGCATCGTGCCGGGGGAGGGCTGCGCCGTCGTGGTACTCAAGCCGCTTTCGAAGGCGCTCGCCGACGGCGACCCTGTGCACGCGGTGATCCGGGCGTCGGGGCTCAACCAGGACGGGCGCACCAACGGCATCACCGCACCCAGCGCCCGCTCGCAGGCCGCCCTGGTCCGCGACACGCTGCAGCGCTTCGCGGTGGACCCCGCCGGCATCGACTACGTCGAGTGCCACGGCACCGGCACCCCGCTCGGCGACCCGATCGAGGTCACCGCCCTCAACGAGGCGTTCGCCGGCGCCGGACTGGCGCCCGCCAGCGTGCCGATCGGATCGGTCAAGGGCAACATCGGCCACACCTCGGCCGCGGCCGGCCTGGCCGGGCTGCTGAAGGCGGCCGGCGTGGTGCGCACCGGGCTGGTCCCGCCGTCGCTGCACTACACCCGGGCCAACCCGCAGATCCCGTTCGACCAGGGGCCGTTCACGGTTGCGGGGGAGCGCCGCGAGCTGGCCCGCCCCGACGGCGGCCGCCCCCGCCGGGCCACCGTCAGCTCCTTCGGCTTCAGCGGCACCAACGCCTACGTCGTCGTCGAGCAGGCCCCCGAGCCGGCCGCCCGTCCCGCCACCGACGACGGCGCCCCGCCCGTCCTGGTCCCGCTGTCCGGCCGGCGCGCCGACGCGCCCGCCGCCCACGCCGCCGACCTGGCCCGCTGGCTGCGCGGCCCGGGCTCCGACGCGTCGCCCGCCGATGTCGCCCACACCCTGGCCGTCGCCCGCACCCACCACACGTACCGCTCCGCGCTGCTGATCTCCGGCCGGGACGAACTGCTGGAGTCGCTGGACCTGCTCGCCGCCGGTTCGGCCGACCCGCGGCGCACCGACACCGCGCCTGACGCCGCCGTGCCCGACGCGGCCGTCCGCCGCGCCCAGGCCGCACTGCTGGCCCGGCTGGTGGAGCGGGCGGGCGAGAACCCCGGCCCGGTCGAGCTGGCGGCCCTGGCCAAGCTGTACACGCAGGGACACACGGTGGATTGGGCCGCGGTCAGCCCGCCCGCCCGGCACAGGCGGCTCTCCCTGCCGGCCTACCCCTTCGCCCCGGACCGCCACTACGTCGAACGCCCCGCCCCCGTCACACCCCCGACGCCTGCCGCCACTTCGGCACTCGCCGAGGCCTCGCACGTGACTCCGGCCGAGTCGGCCGGCGCCCGCACCCCGCAGGAGGTCCTGGCCGACGTGCCGCTCATCGAACCGGTGCTGCACCGGCAGGAGTGGATCCCCGCCTCGCTCCCGGCCACCGCGCCTGCCCCCACGGCCCCGGTGCTCGTGCACGACCCGGCCGGCGACCTGGCGGCCGCTCTCGCCGCCACCGGGCTCGACGTCCACCAGCTGGGCGGGGACCGGACCGCCGCCGAGGCGCTGCGAGCCACCGGCGCGCAGGCCGTCACCGTCGTGCTGCGGCTCACCCCTCCCGCGGACGGCGCCCCCGCGACCGCCGCGGACCTGGCGGCGTTCGAGGCCGCCCGCTCGGCGCTGGCCGTCCTGCGCACCCAGCAGCTCACCCTGTTGGCCGTCACCGCGGACCCCACCCGCGCCGACGCGGCCGGAGCGCTCGTCCAGACCCTCCGCCAGGAGAACCCCCGGCTCTCCGGCCGCGCTGTGCTGACCTCCGACGGCACGCCGGACGCGAGCCGGCTGCTCGCCGAGATCGCCGCGCCGGCCGCTGAGCACGGGCACTTGGCCGACCTCCGCTCCGCCGGGCGGCTGCGTCGGGTGCTGGTACCGCTCCCGCTGCCCGCAACCCGCCCCACCGTGCGCCAGGACGGCGTGTACCTGGTCAGCGGCGGTGCGGGCGGCATCGGCCTAGCACTGGCCCGGCACCTGACGGACCGTCCGGGCACTCGCGTGGTGCTCTGCGGACGGACCGCATGGGACGACCTCGCCGAAGCGACCCGCAGCGCCGTTTCCGGCAGCGACCGCCTGCGCTACGCCCGGGCCGACGCCACCGACCCAGCGGCCGCCGCAGCGCTCGTGGCGGAGATCGTCCGGACCGAGGGCGCCCTGCACGGCGTCTTCCACGCTGCCGGCGTGGTGCGCGACGGCTACCTGGTGCGCAAGGACCCCCGGGACGTGGCCGACGTGCTGGCGCCCAAGATCCTCGGTGCGCGGGCGCTGGACGAGGCGACCGCGGCCCTCCCGCTGGACGCGTTCGTGCTGTTCTCCTCGGTGGCCGCGGTGACCGGCAACCTCGGCCAGAGCGACTACGCGTTCGCCAACGGCTTCCTCGACGGCTTCGCCACCCACCGCGCCGGGCAGGTGGCGCGCGGCGAGCGGCACGGCAGGACGCTGTCGGTGCAGTGGCCGCTCTGGGACGTCCCCGGGATGAGCATTCCCGAGCCGGTCCTGGAAGTGGTGGCCCAACACACCGGCATGGCGCCGCTGCCCGCCGCCGTCGGGCTCGCGGCCCTGGACCGCCTGCTGGCCGTCGACGGCCCCGAGGTCGTCTCGCTCTTCCACGGCGACGCGGCCACGTGGCGGGCCCACCTGGCCGCCCTCCACCTGGAGCGACCGGCCGCGGCCGCCCAGGTGACGGCCGCCGCTCCCTCCGCTTCCGTCGCCCCCGTCGTCGCGTCGGCCGATCCCGCTGCGGCGGATGACGGCCGGCGCGCCGAACTGGCCGACCGGGTCAGCCGGACGGTGGCCGACACCATCGGCCGCCCCGCGGGCAGCATCGGCGGTCACACCTCGCTGGAGTCGATGGGGCTGGACTCCGTCATGATCCGCACCCTCGCCTCCCGGCTCAGCGCCGAGGTGGCACCGGTCGGGCCGGAGATGCTTTTCGGCCTGCGCGACCTGGACGAACTGGTCGACCACCTGGTCGCCGCCCAGGCAGTCCCCGTAGCGGCACCGGCCACACCGACGGTCCCGCCGGCACCGGCCGCAATGGCGGCCACGGTCGTCGCACCGTTGGCTCCGGCGGACCCGGCCGTCGTGTCAGCCGCCCTCGCCGTCCCCGCCGCCGCGCCGGCATCCGCCGCCGGCACGCGGCCGGCGCCGTCCACCGATGACCGCTTCGCGATCATCGGCATCAGCGGCCGCTACCCGCAGGCGCCCGACCTGGACGCCTTCTGGCAGAACCTGCTGAACGGCAAGGACACCGCCTCCGACCTGCCCACCGACCGCTGGCCGGACGCCGGCGGCGTCAACGCCCGGGGCCACTTCCTCGAAGGCGTAGACGCGTTCGACCCGACGTTCTTCGGACTGTCCGCCCACGACGGCACCCTGCTCGACCCGCAGGAACGGCTGTTTCTGGAGGTCGCCTGGGAGGCGCTGGAGGATGCCGGATACACCGGCTCGCGTCTGCACGACCTCGTCGCGCCGGACGGCGAGCGCCGCAGCGTCGGCGTCTTCGCCGGGATCACCTCCAGCGACTACAAGCTGCTGGGTGCCGAGCGCTGGGCAGCCGGACACCGGGAGATGCCCTCCGGGCACTACTGGAGCCTGCCCAACCGGCTGTCCTACCTGCTGGACCTGCGCGGTCCGAGCCAGCCGGTCGACACCGCCTGCTCGTCCTCCCTGGTCGCACTGCACCTCGCGCTCGACGCGCTCCGCCGCGGCGAGTGCGCGGCCGCTCTGGTCGGCGGGGTCAACCTGTACGTCCACCCCTCCCGGTTCCGGATGCTGCGCCAGTCCGGCTTCCTGGCCGACGACGGCCTGTGCCGCAGCTTCGGCGCCGACGGGGCCGGCTTCGGCCCGGGCGAGGGCGGCGGAGCCGTTTTGGTGAAACCGCTCGCCGCCGCCCTGGCCGACGGTGACACCGTGCACGCGGTGGTCCGCGGCAGCGCGGTCGCACACGGCGGGCGGACCAACGGCTTCACCGCGCCGAGCCCGTGGGCGCAGGCAAGGGTGCTCCGTGCCGCGCTGCGGGACTCCGGCACCGACCCGGCGACCGTCAACGTGATCGAGGCGCACGGCACCGGGACGGAACTCGGCGACCCGGTCGAGCTGGCCGGCCTCCAGGACGCGTACGGCTCCGGCCGCGTGCCCTGCTCGTTGGGGTCGGTCAAGTCCGCGGTGGGGCACGGCGAGTCGGCGGCCGGCATCGCCGCGCTGACCAAGGTGGTCCTCCAACTGCGCCACGGCGAGCTGGTCCCCACCCTGCACGCCGACCCGGTCAACCCGGGCCTTCGCCTGGAGGACACCCGCTTCGTCCTCCAGCACACCCCGGGCCGCTGGGAGCGACTGACCGGCGCGGACGGCAGCCCGCTGCCGCGACGGGCGGGCATCAGCTCCTTCGGCGCCGGCGGAGTCAACGCCCACGTCATCGTCGAGGAGTACCTGCCCGAGTCGCACGGCCGCGCGGCCGCCGCCGAGCCGGGCCGCCCGGAACTGGTCCTGCTCTCCGCCCCGACGCGGGAGCACCTGGCGGTCACCGCCGACCGCCTCGCGCGCCGGCTGGAGGGCCCGGAGGCGCCCGCCGACCTGCGGGCGGTGGCGTACAGCCTGCGCACCGGCCGGTCCGCCATGGATTGTCGCCTCGCCGTGGTGGCGACCGACACCGCCGGCCTGGCGGCCGCGCTCGGCGCCTTCGCCCGCTCGGCCGGCACCGGCGAGGGCGGGGAGTCCGCCGTGCGGTACGCCGACCTGCGGGACGGCCGCCGCGCCCATCGGGACCTGGACACGGTGCCGGAGACCACCGCGTTCCTCGCCGACCTGTGGCGCAACCGGCGCCTGCACCAGCTCGGCGAGCTCTGGCTGTCGGGCCTCGACATCGAGCGTGCCGCGCCGCGTGAGCCGGGCACCCGGCTGGTGCCGCTCCCGACGTCGGCGTTCCTGCGGCGCCGGCTCTGGATCACCGACCCGGTCACGGCGGACACCACGCCCACACCGGACCCCCTGCCCACACCGGTGTCCGCTCCGGCACCGGCTCCCGCCCCCCTGCCCGCGCCGACCACCACCCCGACCCCGGCAGCCGCGCCCGCCGTAGCGCCGGCCAGTTCCAAGGATGCGGTGACCGAGCAGTTGTCGCGCCTCGTCGCGGGCTTCGTACCCGACGCGGCGGGGCCGGTCGACCCCGACCGCACCCTGCTCGAACACGGCATCGACTCGATCAACCTGATGAACCTGCGCTTCGAGATCACCGAGCGGTTCGGGCGGACCCTGCCGCTCCAGTTGCTCAGCGAGTCGACCGTCCCCGCGCTCGCCGCCCACCTGTCCGCCGACCGTGCCCACGACCGGGCCTGA
- a CDS encoding polyketide synthase, with the protein MSAVTASNGAADVVHLSWQGPVAVVRMADHEGRNTFGPALSHGLADAVDRAVAEERTRVLVVEGMPELFCAGGSQRELVHFARGDGSFDTDDFFRVFARCPLPVVAAVQGHAIGGGLVLALYADLAVFSERSVYAANFMRYGFTPGMGATHLLPARFGHQLGTEMLYTARNHRGAELRERGAPVRVVAHDEVSSTAHSLAAGIANAPRASLELLKQDLAAPLLAATDAAIAREAAMHRTTFRLPEVMDRIVGGYGAADRQHP; encoded by the coding sequence ATGAGCGCGGTCACGGCGAGCAACGGCGCCGCCGACGTGGTCCACCTGTCCTGGCAGGGACCGGTGGCCGTGGTCCGGATGGCCGACCACGAGGGCCGCAACACCTTCGGCCCGGCGCTCAGCCACGGCCTGGCCGACGCCGTCGACCGGGCGGTCGCCGAGGAACGCACCCGGGTCCTGGTCGTCGAGGGCATGCCCGAGCTGTTCTGTGCCGGCGGGTCCCAGCGGGAGCTGGTCCACTTCGCCCGGGGCGACGGCAGCTTCGACACCGACGACTTCTTCCGGGTCTTCGCCCGCTGCCCGCTGCCGGTGGTGGCCGCGGTCCAGGGGCACGCGATCGGCGGCGGCCTGGTGCTGGCGCTCTACGCGGACCTCGCGGTGTTCAGCGAGCGGTCGGTGTACGCAGCCAACTTCATGCGCTACGGCTTCACCCCCGGCATGGGCGCGACCCACCTCCTGCCCGCCCGCTTCGGCCACCAGCTCGGCACCGAGATGCTCTACACCGCGCGCAACCACCGCGGCGCCGAGCTCCGTGAACGCGGGGCGCCGGTCAGGGTCGTGGCGCACGACGAGGTGTCGTCCACCGCTCACTCGCTGGCCGCCGGCATCGCGAACGCGCCGCGCGCCTCGCTGGAACTGCTCAAGCAGGACCTGGCCGCACCGCTGCTCGCCGCCACCGACGCGGCGATCGCGCGGGAGGCGGCCATGCACCGCACCACCTTCCGGCTGCCCGAGGTGATGGACCGCATCGTCGGCGGCTACGGCGCCGCCGACCGCCAACACCCCTGA
- a CDS encoding enoyl-CoA hydratase/isomerase family protein, whose protein sequence is MSRQDAVRVVRGRGLLRAVLDRPERRNQIDADLLSSLARALDQAEGDPDCRVFVLSSTGEDFCAGTDLSGGDPAPEPLPDGAELPYWTLLERLTRSPLATVAVVDGRATAGGAGLAAACDLVLAGERARFRLTEVLAGLVPAMALPFVARRIGEQRAFAATLRAEEFDAGTAHRAGLADLAGPRAEDLLPPVLAGLGRTDRSTTAALKDYRARLFPRDAHLGHDASRLLIERFAAPGTGQLLARLREAGAAA, encoded by the coding sequence ATGAGCCGCCAGGACGCCGTACGCGTCGTCCGCGGCCGCGGGCTGCTGCGGGCCGTGCTCGACCGCCCCGAGCGGCGCAACCAGATCGACGCCGACCTGCTCAGCTCGCTCGCCCGGGCCCTCGACCAGGCCGAGGGCGACCCGGACTGCCGGGTGTTCGTTCTGTCGTCCACGGGCGAGGACTTCTGTGCGGGCACCGACCTGTCCGGCGGCGACCCCGCTCCCGAGCCGCTGCCGGACGGCGCCGAACTGCCCTACTGGACCCTGCTGGAGCGGCTGACCCGCAGTCCGCTCGCCACCGTCGCGGTCGTCGACGGCCGGGCCACCGCGGGCGGGGCCGGCCTGGCCGCGGCCTGCGACCTCGTCCTGGCGGGGGAGCGGGCCCGCTTCCGGCTCACCGAGGTACTGGCCGGGCTCGTCCCGGCGATGGCCCTGCCCTTCGTCGCCCGCCGCATCGGCGAGCAGCGGGCGTTCGCCGCGACCCTGCGCGCCGAGGAGTTCGACGCCGGCACCGCACACCGGGCAGGCCTCGCCGACCTGGCCGGCCCGCGCGCCGAGGACCTGCTGCCCCCGGTGCTCGCCGGGCTCGGCCGGACCGACCGGAGCACCACCGCAGCGCTCAAGGACTACCGCGCCCGGCTGTTCCCCAGGGACGCCCACCTGGGCCACGACGCCTCGCGGCTGCTGATCGAGCGGTTCGCCGCCCCGGGGACCGGGCAGCTGCTGGCTCGGCTGCGCGAGGCCGGAGCGGCAGCATGA
- a CDS encoding hydroxymethylglutaryl-CoA synthase family protein codes for MKPVGIEAINVYCGETYVDVPTLFAARQLDDSRIDNLMMARKSVALHCEDAVSFAVNAAKPIVDALSEEERGRIELLIVGTESGVDFGKSLATYVHDHLGLPRSCRLFETKQACYSGTAATQMAAAVVAASPFDGAKALVISSDVARPVPHTYVEPSQGAGAVAMLISDQPVVASFDRGANGFHSYEVMDTCRPDPEAEAGDVDLSLLTYIDCLKSSFTDYARKVEGADLVDSFDLLAMHTPFPGMVKGAHRAVLRKLKRMSPQAIEDDFTARLSAAVEYPRQVGNIYAGTVFLALASTIDNAVIDREQRVGIFSYGSGCSSEFYSAVVTPESQRAVRAMGIRQALDNRYELSVPEYDELLTATAELKFGTRDFTFDLDRFPQITKARFDGGTNRPRLVLEAVRNYHREYVWLGAGR; via the coding sequence ATGAAGCCGGTCGGCATCGAAGCCATCAACGTCTACTGCGGAGAGACCTACGTCGACGTCCCGACCCTGTTCGCGGCCCGGCAGCTCGACGACAGCCGGATCGACAACCTGATGATGGCCCGCAAGAGCGTCGCCCTGCACTGCGAGGACGCCGTCTCCTTCGCGGTCAACGCCGCCAAGCCCATCGTGGACGCGTTGTCGGAGGAGGAGCGCGGCCGCATCGAACTGCTGATCGTCGGCACGGAGTCCGGCGTCGACTTCGGCAAGTCGCTCGCCACCTACGTCCACGACCACCTCGGACTGCCCCGCTCCTGCCGCCTGTTCGAGACCAAGCAGGCCTGCTACAGCGGCACGGCAGCGACGCAGATGGCCGCGGCTGTGGTCGCCGCCAGCCCGTTCGACGGCGCCAAGGCCCTGGTGATCAGCAGCGACGTCGCCCGCCCCGTGCCGCACACCTACGTCGAGCCGAGCCAGGGCGCCGGCGCGGTCGCCATGCTGATCAGCGACCAGCCGGTCGTCGCCTCCTTCGACCGGGGCGCCAACGGCTTCCACAGCTACGAGGTGATGGACACCTGCCGCCCCGACCCGGAGGCGGAGGCCGGCGACGTCGACCTGTCGCTGCTCACCTACATCGACTGCCTCAAGAGCTCCTTCACCGACTACGCGCGTAAGGTCGAGGGCGCGGACCTGGTGGACAGCTTCGACCTGCTGGCCATGCACACGCCGTTCCCCGGCATGGTCAAGGGCGCGCACCGGGCCGTCCTGCGCAAGCTCAAGCGGATGTCCCCGCAGGCCATCGAGGACGACTTCACCGCCCGCCTGTCCGCGGCCGTCGAGTACCCGCGCCAGGTCGGCAACATCTACGCGGGCACCGTCTTCCTGGCGCTGGCCAGCACCATCGACAACGCCGTCATCGACCGGGAGCAGCGCGTCGGGATCTTCTCCTACGGCTCTGGGTGCAGTTCCGAGTTCTACAGCGCCGTCGTCACCCCCGAGTCGCAGCGCGCGGTGCGCGCCATGGGCATCCGCCAGGCCTTGGACAACCGCTACGAGCTGTCCGTGCCGGAGTACGACGAGCTGCTCACCGCCACCGCCGAGCTCAAGTTCGGCACCCGCGACTTCACCTTCGACCTGGACCGCTTCCCGCAGATCACCAAGGCTCGCTTCGACGGCGGCACGAACCGCCCCCGGCTGGTTCTGGAGGCCGTGCGCAACTACCACCGCGAGTACGTCTGGCTGGGGGCCGGCCGATGA
- a CDS encoding beta-ketoacyl synthase N-terminal-like domain-containing protein: MSDDAPEAAAQPVAVTAAAVLSPLGDRLDGFTATLLAGRSAVRMPSGDGSPDGGPLPVAALDDFVLGTWAERHLAGNGGTAALLRRVAGRAALPARTAACVALRAVLDAGLEPGGAWGEETALLVAGSNLALAHQAATVLGHHSSPGRLRASYALTHLDVDVVGTVSEVTGVRGEGWTVGGASASGTIALIQGARMVASGWARRVVVVAPAAELSPVEAEAFRRTGAMAHEALRGTPERMCRPFDRARQGFVRGEAAAAVVLESAAVARSRGTEVLAEIAGHGQRLDARRGTEPDARGQAAAMRAALRSAGLTAEDVDYVNAHGTGSVLGDEVEAASLREVFGERRSLRINSTKPLTGHCLSAAGLVEAVAVIGQLRAGHTHPNPNLDQPLDPGLPLVGTRAERHPMRTALSNSFAFGGVNASVVLRLPGTARTAAPAHPNPDHT; the protein is encoded by the coding sequence GTGAGTGACGACGCGCCCGAGGCCGCGGCGCAGCCGGTGGCGGTCACCGCGGCGGCCGTTCTCAGCCCGCTCGGCGACCGGCTGGACGGCTTCACCGCCACCCTGCTGGCGGGACGCAGTGCGGTGCGGATGCCGTCCGGGGACGGCTCCCCGGACGGCGGGCCACTGCCCGTCGCGGCCCTCGACGACTTCGTCCTCGGGACGTGGGCCGAGCGCCACCTCGCCGGCAACGGCGGGACCGCCGCCCTGCTGCGGCGGGTCGCCGGCCGGGCCGCGCTGCCGGCGAGGACCGCGGCCTGCGTGGCGCTGCGAGCCGTGCTGGATGCCGGACTCGAACCCGGCGGCGCGTGGGGCGAGGAGACCGCACTGCTGGTCGCCGGCAGCAACCTCGCCCTCGCCCACCAGGCCGCCACCGTGCTCGGCCACCACAGCTCGCCGGGGCGGCTACGGGCCTCGTACGCGCTGACCCACCTCGACGTGGACGTGGTCGGCACCGTCAGCGAGGTCACCGGCGTCCGCGGAGAGGGCTGGACGGTGGGCGGCGCGTCCGCCAGCGGCACGATCGCACTGATCCAGGGCGCCCGGATGGTTGCCTCGGGATGGGCGAGGCGGGTCGTGGTGGTGGCGCCGGCCGCCGAGCTGTCCCCGGTCGAGGCGGAGGCGTTCCGCCGGACCGGGGCCATGGCCCACGAGGCGTTGCGCGGTACGCCGGAACGGATGTGCCGGCCGTTCGACCGCGCCCGCCAGGGGTTCGTCCGGGGCGAGGCCGCCGCGGCGGTCGTCCTGGAGTCCGCGGCCGTCGCCCGGTCCCGCGGCACCGAGGTGCTCGCCGAGATCGCCGGTCACGGCCAGCGGTTGGACGCACGCCGGGGCACCGAGCCGGACGCCCGGGGCCAGGCCGCGGCAATGCGGGCGGCGCTCCGCTCGGCCGGCCTGACCGCGGAGGACGTCGACTACGTCAACGCGCACGGCACCGGTTCGGTCCTCGGCGACGAGGTGGAGGCCGCGTCGCTGCGCGAGGTGTTCGGCGAGCGCCGGTCACTGCGGATCAACTCCACCAAGCCCCTGACCGGGCACTGCCTGAGCGCCGCCGGGCTGGTCGAGGCCGTCGCCGTCATCGGCCAGCTGCGGGCCGGCCACACCCACCCCAACCCCAACCTCGACCAACCGCTGGACCCCGGACTGCCGCTGGTCGGCACCCGCGCCGAACGCCACCCGATGCGCACCGCCCTCAGCAACAGCTTCGCGTTCGGCGGCGTCAACGCCTCCGTCGTCCTGCGCCTGCCGGGCACCGCGCGCACGGCCGCGCCGGCCCACCCGAACCCTGACCACACCTGA
- a CDS encoding phosphopantetheine-binding protein — protein sequence MTPDEIFAVVRRNLIDVIPDLPESQITLDHSMRELGANSIDRMDVVIATQDDLGVRVPAEQLTRANDLRSLVAVLSEHV from the coding sequence ATGACCCCCGACGAGATCTTCGCCGTCGTCCGCCGCAACCTGATCGACGTGATTCCGGATCTGCCCGAGTCGCAGATCACGCTGGACCACAGCATGCGAGAGCTGGGCGCGAACTCCATCGATCGGATGGACGTGGTCATCGCTACCCAGGACGACCTCGGCGTCCGGGTGCCCGCCGAGCAGCTGACCCGCGCCAACGACCTGCGGTCCCTGGTCGCCGTGCTCAGCGAGCACGTGTGA